The nucleotide sequence ATGACCATTAGAGGTGTAGAATTGGAAGCTGGTGAGCAGGTAATGCAGATCTATATGCACGGTGGAGAGTTTAACCTTGATTATATCCAGATTACTGATGGATCTGAAACATTGCCGAACATTCCACCAACTGTGTCTATTGTTAGACCATCTGGAAGTGCTACTTTCAACCCTGGATCTACTGTAGAAGTAGAAGCTGAAGCTCTTGATGTTGATGGGTTTATTTTCAATGTTGAATTCTTTGTTGATGGTGACCGTGTAGGGGTAGCAGATGCTGAACCTTATGTGTTTACTATCGAAGACCTAGAGCCAGGAACTTATGAAGTTACTGCAAGGGCTCGTGACAACGAAGGTGCAACTACAACCTCTGAAGCCGTAACTATTGAAATTAGAGAATCTCCTGTTTCTCTACCTTTCGGTGGTGTGGCGCATACTATTCCTGGGGTTATTGAAGCACAGGATTATGATGAAGGTGGACAAGAAGTTGCCTACTATGACAGGTCTAGAGGAAATATGGGTGGTGCTTACAGACAGGATAACGTGGATATTGGATTTAATGCTGAAACAGGTATCTATTCTGTAGGCTGGACTGAAGATATGGAGTGGTTAAACTATACAGTAAATGTAGATAGCTCTGGAGTCTATGACTTTATCTTTAGAGTAGCTACCCCTGTTAGTGGTATGGCACTTGCCATAGACATGGATGACAATATTATTATTGACAGAGTTGAAGTACCTAATACAGGTGACTGGAATGCGTGGGACGAAGTAATCGTGCGTGGCGTAGAGCTTACTGAAGGTGAGCAAGTAATGCGCTTGACGTTTATTGGCGGTGATGTTAATATCAATAACATGGAGGTTGTTCCTTCTGATGGCACCGTAGATGACGACGACGATGAGGATCCTATTGATGAAGATCCAACAGATCCAACAGATCCTTCTGAGTGTGTACTTAATGAAACTCCATCTGAGTCTGATTGGATTGTGAGAAACGACTGGTCTGATCAGTATAGCGGAAGCTTTGTATCTAATGATGGTGACGAACTTCTGTTCACTCAGAGAGCTTGGGGACGTCAGTATGCATGGTTGATTGAAACTGGTAAGTCTTTCTCTGTAGAGGAAGGTGAAGAGTTTACCATTACCTTTGATGCAAGAACAGGAGATAATGTTCCTGCGACAAGTGTTCAAGTTGGTTTGGCACTTGGTGCTATGTGGGACAGACCTGACCTTCTTCAAGCTGCTTATGAAGTTAAGGAGTCGGTAACTGGTGAATATGCTACTTATTCTGTTACGTTTGTAGCTGACAAGTCTGGAGAAGTCAACCTAGCGTTAAGGTTTGACTGGGGCGCTCAGCAAAACAGTCAAGTAGAAATTGGTCTTAGAAATGTGGAAATATGTGGTGCGGGCGGATATGAAAAAATGGCCAAAGTTTCAGTAGAGGAAGATATCGACGTTTACCCTAACCCGGTTGTCGATGTAGCCAAAGCTGATATTAAATCAGATGCTGAAGTCACTGTAGTTAGTATGAATGGACAGGTTGTTTATGGTCCTGTACAACACAATGGCATGTCTTTGCTTGACATCGACTTAAGTCAAGTGCCAACAGGTATCTATATACTGAGCGCAAAAACTTCTGATGGTGTTAAAACCAAGAAGTTGATTAAGAGATAATCTCTTGATTGTTTGATATAAAAAAGGGCTGGTCATACGATCAGCCCTTTTTTTATGCGTTCATAGCAATGTGTTTATCTATTGCCATGAACGTGTATTGGTAATTTTGTCATTCACCTGTATTATACAAAAACCTTAAATCTGAAATATGCATTAGAACGCTGATTTTTTGTTCTTTTGCCCCTCATAACGAAATATAATGCAAACATAGGTTAAAAAGGTAAGAGGATAACGAGGGCTGTTTAATTACACCTAATTCAAGTGCATGGCTAGTTTCCAATGGCTGGAATGCTCAAGGAAGTGGCTCTGATGTATCAATTGATAATAATGCTTTAAGGGCAGCTCAAATAGCTTGAAGCATGATTTTATGCAAGGCTAGGGGAAACAAACGAGGATTTGTATCAGTTTTTAGGTAACACGCCAGAAGCAGTAATGTATACCCTAACCCATTTACCGCACAGTTAAACATCGAATTTCAAGAAGGTCGAAGGTTCAGATATATCCACTTCTGACTTATCTGGGAAATTGCAAGGGAAGGTACTGTCCCGTTTAGTGTGTATATACTTCAAATTTCCAACGGAGAAAATGTGGGCTATCCTATCATAAAGTGGTAAAAAGTAAGCAGTCTATATAGTGGGGTGTGTAATTGTGACTTGCTTGAGAAAAACGCTTTGGCAACTTTTTCAGTTTATGTACACGATGAATTCAATAAATATAAAAAGCCCCTTAGGTGGGGGCTTTTTTTAACTTAGATTAGCTAATGGCTTATACAGCAAAACTTTCTCCGCAACCACAGGTTCTGCTGGCATTAGGGTTAATAAATTGAAATCCTTTTCCATTTAGTCCATCTGAATAGTCAAGAGTGGTGCCTGCCAAATATAAAAGGCTTTTTTTGTCTATCATAATCTTTACACCTTTGTCTTCAAAAATTTGGTCGGACGGTGAAGTCTGGTTGTCAAACTTTAGTTCATACATAAGACCAGAGCACCCGCCTCCTTGAACCGCCACTCTGACATTGTAATCATCACCATAACCTTCTTTTTGGCGAAGTTCTATTACGTGTTCTTTGGCTTTATCTGTAACGTTTATCATAATACTTCTTTATTTGTTTATTTTAACAAACAAAATAATTTACTTGTTTTTTCACTTAAATGCAAAAATACACTTTTTTTTAACGTATTAGAAATCCCTCAGGTTTCCTTTAATCCGTTTTGGGTGTTAAATAAGGTTCTTAGTCTGTCTAGAAAAGGGGCCTGGTTCGGGTTTATTTTTACTAAAGCTTTTTCATAGTTGAAAAACATACCTTTGTCTACTTCGGGAAATATAGCCTTATTGCCTGACTTAGGAGGCCATTCAATTTTAAAAGTATTGGAGTTTAGATTAATAGGGGTATTTTCTGTATATTCAAAAGCCCATGCTTCAACCATTTTCCCGCCTTTTTGTTTAATATTTCCAAGGTATATATAGGGCGGGAGAGGCTTTACTCCTGTTTCTTCGCCAAACTCCCTTTTTGCTGTTTCAATAGGTGTTTCCTTGTTTTCAGGTACCCCTTTTGGAATAGTCCAAACGCCAGTATCTTTTTTAGAAAAAAAAGGACCTCCCGGATGCACAAGGAAATATTGTAACGTGTTCTTTTCCTTTTTGAACATAAGCATGCCTGCTGCATAATTTTTCCGTGTCATTTTTGGGTTTATGTAGGTAGTCTTTCTCTGTGTTTTTCTTATTTAAATTATGTATAGCCTTTAAAATCAATGGCTATTGCTTAAGAACTATTATCGTTCATTGTTTTAATAATGTTATATCGTCCTATTTTGTTTGTGGGTTCTTTTTAGCGATTTGGGTGTTTCCCTAAAAGAGATTTAAAGATTTTGTTAACTTCAAACTATTGGTATGCGTTTAAGTAGCGTAAAAAGACGTAGAAATATTATGAAACTTGAACATATAGGTATAGCTGTCAGAGATGTACAGAAGGCCATTGATTTTTATGAAAACCTTTTGGGGACGAAAGTATACAAAATAGAAGAAGTCCCTTCTGAAAAGGTTAGGACATATTTTTTACAAACCGATAATACAAAAATTGAATTACTAGAGGCAATGGCGCCCGATAGTCCAATTAGTAAATTTTTGGAAAAAAGGGGTGAGGGAATGCATCACATGGCCTTTGAGGTAGAGGACATAGTTAAAGAAATGAAACGCTTAAAAGAAGAAGGTTATCAATTGCTCAATGAAAAACCTAAAGCAGGTGCGGACGGTAAACAGATATTCTTTATGCACCCAAAAGAGTCTAATGGTGTGTTAATAGAATTGTGCGGTAATAGTTAAAGGGTGGAAAAATTAATTTCTCCACCCCACATTGTTCTTTTTTGCTTTTTTATAATCTGCTTTACATTTCGCACTAGATCTTGTGCAAGATGTTGACAAAGCAGATATTATTAATAGTGCAGATATTATGTATGTTAGCTTTTTCATATCAACTTACATTTTGATCTGTCCGCTTTTCTTCATTTTCTTAACTTTTTTCGAGTTTTTCTTACAACCTGGCTTAGCTCTAACGCAGGAAGTCGCTGCTACTGAGGTTACAAAGGACAACAACAGGAAGTATACGAAAAATTTCTTCATAAAATGTCTTGTTTTGAGTGTTGTGTTTCTTATCAAATTTAAACAATTTCAGGCAAAAATTAAAAAATAATCAAAAAAAATGGGGCAAAACAGGACTGAAATTTCTGAACTGGGCGAATTTGGTTTAATTGACCGGTTAGGAAGGCATTTTAAAGACCATAAACATGATTCTACTTTGAAAGGGATAGGAGATGATGCTGCCGTAATTAAAGCTGGAGAAGGAAAAGTGAAAGTCATAACTACTGATATGCTCGTGGAAGGCGTTCATTTCGATCTTTCATATGTTCCTTTGCGTCATTTAGGGTATAAGGCAGTGGCAGTAAATATTTCTGATGTGGCTGCGATGAATGCTGTTCCTGAGCAAATTACTTTTAGTATAGCTATTAGCAACCGTTTCTCGGTAGAAGCTATTGAGGAGATTTACTCTGGGATCAAAATCGCTTGCGATAATTATAAAGTTGATCTCATTGGGGGGGACACAACTTCTTCTGCGTCTGGTTTAATTGTTTCTGTAACGGCTATAGGTGCTGCAACGGAAAATGATATTGCCTATCGAAGTGGGGCCAATGTTAATGATATTCTATGTGTCACAGGCGATTTAGGTGGGGCATATCTGGGTTTACAATTATTGGAGCGTGAAAAGCAGGTTTTTCTGGCAAACCCTGACAATCAACCAGAATTTGAAGGGAAAGATTATGTCCTTCAGAAGCAACTTAGGCCTGAGGCTAGAATGGATGTAATACACTCCCTTAAAGAACTAGGGGTTAAGCCTACCGCTATGATTGATGTTTCTGATGGTCTGGCTTCCGAAATTATGCATATTTGTAAGGCATCTGATTGCGGAGCAAAACTGTACGGAGACAAGCTTCCACTTGACGAAGTCACTTTAAGCACTGCAGAAGAGTTTAACATAGATCCTATTACATGCATGTTGAACGGAGGAGAGGAGTATGAACTTTTGTTTACCATAAAGCAGGAAGATTTTCCAAAATTGAAAAACCATCCTGATATATCGTTTATAGGGCATACGACTCCAAAAGATGCAGGGGTTAACCTAGTGACTAAATCGGGAACCACAGTACCTGTAAAAGCCCAGGGGTGGGTACATTTTTAGTTGTTATTCTTCTGGATAGGGAACAAACACGAAGTTGGTAAACTCTAAATCTACCACAAAGAAGCAACAATACTCATCAGGGTCTTTCCAGGCTCTGATGAATTCTTCTTTGCTCTCTAATATTTTCCTCTGAATAAACTCGTCTAGAAATGAAGCATAATAATTCCAGCTATTGCCTAACTCCCCCTGTCCAATTAAAAGAGTGCCTATAGGTATTTCTACTTTAGAAATTGGAAAGATAGGGTAGTCTGAAAAGCCTCTTTTTCTGATTTGATAAGAAGCTTCTTTTATGTTATCGGAGACGTTTACAAAGTCTTGCGTAATAGTCCCTAAATACTTTCCATTTAATTCCGGGTCGTTGTTCATATCTGCTTGTTATGAAAATGGTATTTAGCCCAAATTTAAGATATTTTTGGTTAGCAGAGGGTGGGCAAGCAAAAAAAAACAACGGTTATGCTAGATAGGGTCTGCTTAGAAATAAAAAATAGCGGCATTAAGAGGATTTTAGAACTATTTTTATGAATTTGAGGGAGTCCAAGTGCAAAGAAATATGCAGAAGACCCCTAAAAGGCGTGCACCACGCTGCGAATATTCAAGTCCCAGCCAGTTGTCAATTATTGGTTTCGAGACACCGTTTCATAATCAGCTTGACCCCAACAACCGGTGGGTTTTGCTCAGCAACAAAATTCCATGGGATGAACTTGTCAATCTCTACAACAAACGCAATCCTCCAAAAAAGACAGGGAGACCGGCGCTTAACCCTCGTGTGCTGATTGGAGTGGTGATCATCAAGCATATCCTCAACCTGGATGATCGTGAGACAGTTGCCCAGATTACCGAAAACATGTATCTGCAATACTTTCTGGGGTACAGTTCTTATATCAAGGAGCCTCCATTTGATCCATCTTTGTTTGTAGATATCAGAAAACGGTTGGGGCAGGAACTTATCAATGCGATGAATGAAAGGATCCATGAGTTTTACATGGAAAAAGCCCCAAAAAAAGTTGACAAAACTACGAAAGGAAAAAATGACCCTCCTTCCTTTGCCAGTGGGCAAGAGTCTAACAAAGGAGAGGCAATCTTTGACGCAACTGCCTGTCCTCAAGATATCATTTACCCAACCGATTTGGGGCTGCTGAACAAAGCAAGGGAAATCACCCAACAGATCATAGATGAGCTTCATTGTAAAAATACCCAGGGGAAGAAACCAAGGACTTACAGAAAAATAGCTCGTAAAACCTATCTGAAGGTGGCCCAGAACAAGAATCCATCAAGAAAAGTAATTCGCAAAGGGATAAAAGCCCAGCTCCAATACCTTAGAAGAAACTTCAAGACCATTGAAAAGCAGCTGGACAGCTTTGAGGTTTTTCCTTTGTGTCATCGTACACAGCGGTCATACTGGGTCATTCAGACACTTTATGAACAACAGCTTGGCATGTTTAAGAACCGGGGCCACCATGTAGCAGATCGGATTGTTAGTATCCATCAGCCTCATGTGCGACCTATTGTACGGGGAAAGTCACGAGCCAAAACTGAATTTGGAGCCAAGATCCACCTTAGCATGGTGGATGGTTTTTCCTTTCTGGACACTGTGTCCTGGGAGGCTTTTAACGAGGGCAGTCATCTTGTTGATTACGTTGAAAAATATCGGAAACGGTTTGGTTTTTATCCTGCCAAAGTACTGGCAGACAAAATTTACTGCACCCGTGAAAACCGGAAGTGGTTGAAGGGAAAAGGAATAAAACTGGCAGCCAAACCTTTGGGCAGGCCATCCGCAAAGGCAGTGGAAAACCACGTAAGTCCAGGAGAGAGGAATCCGGTTGAAGGAAAGTTTGGACAAGCAAAAAACAGCTATGGGATGAACCGTATCCGTGCCAGACTTAAGAATACCAGCCAAACGTGGATCGCCTCAATAATCCTGGTGCTCAACCTGGTCAAATTGACCAGGCAGGCACTCTATTTTCTGAGTTTTTCAGCATGGCATAAGTCAATTTTTAACATAATTCGGGGTCTGAAAGACGTATTTGAAAGGATGACAATAAAAAACCGGCCTGGCGAGCGCTCAGGGCCGGTTTTTTACATATGTTAAATTTGAGTTTTTCAGCAGACCCTAGATAAAGAATTATGTTATCATGGTGCGATGGAAGCTTGCTTTTTCGTAGCGTCTCGCTACCCTCAAAGGATTGATGGTATAGCTGCTCCAAAGGAGCGGTAATTATATTAACCGTTGTTTTTTGTGTATCCTCTTAGGGCATAAATAATAACGCCCCTTCAGGACTTTAGATGAGAACGCTGTATTTTTCTAAAATCATATCGCCCCTTTTGAATTGTTAGCTGAAATGGCTTAGCTGCCGTAAAAAAGTTTGGTTTTGTATCAATAAGATCCAGCTTAGGAGGTGTAGTCCTGATCAATCAAGAATGCAATTGAACATACACCTCAACGGGGAGTGATAGAAGGTGAAAATTTATATTGCGCCCCGGTTGGGGTTTTGGGTAGTCTTGTTACCTGTTCCCATGGACTGCCGCCCATTGTTATATATTTCGCACCTTTGGTGCTTGCACTAAGGTTTTATTTAACGCTCGTCTATAGTAGTCTTGTTAGAAGTCTTACATAGGGGACTGTAAAAGGAACGTTGCCCAGGTAATGTCAGTTTTTTATAATCAAAGAAAATAAGCTCCAAAGGCGCGGTAATAAATAACTCAGGGGCAGCCCTGAGAAATGAAGCAAGTAAAATTAGCCCCAAGGGGGCGTCATAAATTGCTTTTAAAATTTAGGGCATGCAGGCCTTTTTTGTATAGGTCTCTGCTTTTTCTTTTTGCTTTTCGCAATTCTGTAACTAAGTGTTAGCTCATGACTTCCCCACGTAGCCATAGAAAGTTTCGAAGTAGTAAAATCATAGCTGTACCCAACTTGTAAGTTGTTGTATATATAGCCGACGAGTACGACAATTGCTTCGTAGTTTGTCCTATCTGGACTATAAACCTTTACTGGAATGCCTCGGTACCAAAGTCCGGTTATAAAAGTGTTATACCTGGCATAGACTCCTATATCCAATTGGTCTGACTTCCCTTGTGATTTGTACATAAAGGTAGGGGAGATACTGACCTCTTCATCAGGATTGACATATCTTCTTTTCCAGTCTGGCGTCAGCATGAACTTATACCCGCCAAATACAGAAAATTTAGCAGGTAACCTGCTTTCTCCGTTAATAAAGGTTTGGTTAGGGCGGTTCATATGATGCACTGAGATCCCTGCCCAGAAAGTTTCAGACATGATTACACCACCAGAGGCAAAGTCTAGATACGCAATGGCAGGGTTGTTAGGGTCTTCACTGCTACTGCCGCCGATAAAGCCATTGTCAGTATATTGCGAACCAAAAGTAAGCCTGTTGAAATCAATCCGTCTATGAACGTATGACATTTGCAGTCCTGGGCGGAAAACAATGTTTTTGGTAATTCCTATTTCATAAGAATAGGCGATACCTACATCTGTTGTCCTTAGATTTGCGGGAGTGATTATATCTGAGTTAATAATTAAACCCACCCCACTATTGTATTCTGGAATATAATGGTCTACAGATACTGTATTGCTAATATAAGATGCATGGAGTCCTGGCCACTGGTAGCGTGCCGCCATAATGCCGCGGGTGCTGTAATCTGCACCAGCAAAAGAAGGCGATAGAAATAAAGCATTCGCATAATACTGAGAGTATTGAGGAACCTGGGCCTGAAGCTGTAAAGCTGTCAGGGCTGCTAAAAAGGTTAGTAAATACTTTAACATATAGCTTTTTATATGAAATTTATCTTATGAGCGTGACACTGCCCCTTAATTGTTTCCTTGTTGGTGTTTGCCCTTCATTGACATATAGTGGATCATAAAAAATCACCCATGGATAGCTGCCAATAGGCATTAGTTCTCCTCTATAGGTTCCATCCCACATGATGTTTCTGTCGTTGGTCAGGAATATTACTTCGCCCCATCTGTTAAAAATCCGCATTTCAAAATTGGTGAAGTTTTTCCCAAAGATTTCCAACACGTCATGAATACCGTCATTGTTTGGGGAAAAGGCGTCAGGTACAAAAACCAGCGGCTCACATTTGTGTTCCACAAAAATTTCACCTTTCGCAGGGCAGTCGTTTTCATCCAGTACCTCTACGCTATACACCCCTTGCCTTTCAATTTCAATATATTGCTCTGTCTCTCCTGTGAGAGGCCATAAAAAACTATTTCCCCATGAAGGACCTATAACTAAAGGACCTTCTTCAAAGCAATGGGTTATGAAATTACTTTCAAATAAGCGCTCTTCCGGTAAGGCATGGACAGTTACGGTGACTTCGTCAGGTAAGGACGCACAATTGTTGGCATCATAAGAAACTACGGAGTAAGTAGTCGTAGATTCTGGTGTTACCGTAATGCTTTGCTGTTCCGAATTGCTAGGATTCCATAGGAACCTGATTCCTCCACTGGCACTCAATGTGACAGAGTCGCCATAACATATTTCTTCGTTGCTTCCAGCGTCAACTTGCGGTAGGGGAAGGATACTTAAAATATTAATTGTGTCGGAGTTTCTACAATTGTAGTTATTGGTCACAACTACCCAGTAAGTATCTACATCATTGACTGTAATAGATTGTTGATTGTTGGGAGCATTATTGTTCCAGGCATAAGAAGTGAAGCCTGATCCGGCGTTTAGCGTTAGGCTAGTGCCTTCGCATATAGAAGTGTCAGCTCCTAAGTTTACAGTAGGAATTGGTGCTTCATAGATGTTTATGGTAATAATACTGTCGCAGTCGGTTGTAGGGATAGTGTCAGCATAAGTTCCCGGTGTATCATATAGTACCCCCTCTATTGTTACGCTTTCTCCTGGACAAATATACTCATCAATTGCACCTCTTAGATAGTCTCGTACAGTGATGTTAATGGTTATTACACTGTCGCATGCGGTTGTAGATAATGTATCGTAAAACATGCCTTCTGTGTCATAGCTTTTGCCTGCTATAGTAATGCTGTTTCCAGGGCATATAGATTCGTATACTTCTCCTCTAAGATAATCCTCTTGAGTGATGTTTATGGTTAAAATACTGTCGCATGAGCCGGTGAACAGTGTGTCGTAATAAGTGCCGGGTGTGTCATAAACTACATTTTCTATGGTGACACTTCCATTAGGGCAAATAGATTCATTCCTTGTTCCTGTAAGATAGTTTCCTAATGCAATATTTATTGTAACAACACTGTCACAGGAGTTAGTGGCCAAGGTATCATAAAATGTTCCTGCTTCATTATAAATATGGCTTCCTATGGTGATGCTTCCTCCTGGACAAATAGTTTCATTCACCTCACCTCTTAGGTAGTCTTGTTGGGTAATGTTGATGGTTAAAATACTATCGCAGGAGCCGGTGAATAATGTGTCGTAGTAGGTGCCTGGGGTATCATAAATTACATTTTCTATGGTGACACTTCCATTAGGGCAGATAACCT is from Cytophagaceae bacterium ABcell3 and encodes:
- the thiL gene encoding thiamine-phosphate kinase, with product MGQNRTEISELGEFGLIDRLGRHFKDHKHDSTLKGIGDDAAVIKAGEGKVKVITTDMLVEGVHFDLSYVPLRHLGYKAVAVNISDVAAMNAVPEQITFSIAISNRFSVEAIEEIYSGIKIACDNYKVDLIGGDTTSSASGLIVSVTAIGAATENDIAYRSGANVNDILCVTGDLGGAYLGLQLLEREKQVFLANPDNQPEFEGKDYVLQKQLRPEARMDVIHSLKELGVKPTAMIDVSDGLASEIMHICKASDCGAKLYGDKLPLDEVTLSTAEEFNIDPITCMLNGGEEYELLFTIKQEDFPKLKNHPDISFIGHTTPKDAGVNLVTKSGTTVPVKAQGWVHF
- a CDS encoding iron-sulfur cluster assembly accessory protein — encoded protein: MINVTDKAKEHVIELRQKEGYGDDYNVRVAVQGGGCSGLMYELKFDNQTSPSDQIFEDKGVKIMIDKKSLLYLAGTTLDYSDGLNGKGFQFINPNASRTCGCGESFAV
- a CDS encoding NUDIX domain-containing protein yields the protein MTRKNYAAGMLMFKKEKNTLQYFLVHPGGPFFSKKDTGVWTIPKGVPENKETPIETAKREFGEETGVKPLPPYIYLGNIKQKGGKMVEAWAFEYTENTPINLNSNTFKIEWPPKSGNKAIFPEVDKGMFFNYEKALVKINPNQAPFLDRLRTLFNTQNGLKET
- a CDS encoding IS5 family transposase, whose amino-acid sequence is MQKTPKRRAPRCEYSSPSQLSIIGFETPFHNQLDPNNRWVLLSNKIPWDELVNLYNKRNPPKKTGRPALNPRVLIGVVIIKHILNLDDRETVAQITENMYLQYFLGYSSYIKEPPFDPSLFVDIRKRLGQELINAMNERIHEFYMEKAPKKVDKTTKGKNDPPSFASGQESNKGEAIFDATACPQDIIYPTDLGLLNKAREITQQIIDELHCKNTQGKKPRTYRKIARKTYLKVAQNKNPSRKVIRKGIKAQLQYLRRNFKTIEKQLDSFEVFPLCHRTQRSYWVIQTLYEQQLGMFKNRGHHVADRIVSIHQPHVRPIVRGKSRAKTEFGAKIHLSMVDGFSFLDTVSWEAFNEGSHLVDYVEKYRKRFGFYPAKVLADKIYCTRENRKWLKGKGIKLAAKPLGRPSAKAVENHVSPGERNPVEGKFGQAKNSYGMNRIRARLKNTSQTWIASIILVLNLVKLTRQALYFLSFSAWHKSIFNIIRGLKDVFERMTIKNRPGERSGPVFYIC
- a CDS encoding type IX secretion system membrane protein PorP/SprF produces the protein MLKYLLTFLAALTALQLQAQVPQYSQYYANALFLSPSFAGADYSTRGIMAARYQWPGLHASYISNTVSVDHYIPEYNSGVGLIINSDIITPANLRTTDVGIAYSYEIGITKNIVFRPGLQMSYVHRRIDFNRLTFGSQYTDNGFIGGSSSEDPNNPAIAYLDFASGGVIMSETFWAGISVHHMNRPNQTFINGESRLPAKFSVFGGYKFMLTPDWKRRYVNPDEEVSISPTFMYKSQGKSDQLDIGVYARYNTFITGLWYRGIPVKVYSPDRTNYEAIVVLVGYIYNNLQVGYSYDFTTSKLSMATWGSHELTLSYRIAKSKKKKQRPIQKRPACPKF
- the mce gene encoding methylmalonyl-CoA epimerase, giving the protein MMKLEHIGIAVRDVQKAIDFYENLLGTKVYKIEEVPSEKVRTYFLQTDNTKIELLEAMAPDSPISKFLEKRGEGMHHMAFEVEDIVKEMKRLKEEGYQLLNEKPKAGADGKQIFFMHPKESNGVLIELCGNS